Proteins encoded together in one Streptomyces sp. TLI_171 window:
- a CDS encoding LacI family DNA-binding transcriptional regulator yields MPVHPLPHPIGTTRLPGGPVPFPTPVHPAPDDPGPGGRAPAGLARGDLEADDVGPCASPGPTLAQVAARAGVSSATASRVLNRSAPVSTEIAAKVECAARELHYVRRRAPASTARDTGAIAVVAFADVLRFHADPFPVRLLAGAQRVVPDRELVVLTAGPGQARPSLVRYLCGGHVDGVLLVGRWGDPALPGLLQAAGVPVVSLGRPPQSQRLAHVDADNLSGARAAVHLLHRAGRRRIATIAGPPDTAAGADRLAGYRRALTDHGDPTRCAVAYGDFGSRSGEHAMLKLLGQHPDVDAVFAASDAMAVGALRALRRLGRRVPDDVAVIGFDDSPAAATARPGLTTVRQPVEDLGARAVELLRDPAPSRSVVLPTHLVVRQSC; encoded by the coding sequence TTGCCCGTTCACCCGCTCCCCCACCCGATCGGCACCACCCGTCTGCCGGGCGGTCCCGTCCCGTTCCCGACCCCCGTGCACCCCGCCCCGGACGATCCCGGTCCGGGCGGCCGCGCCCCCGCCGGCCTCGCCAGGGGCGACCTCGAAGCGGACGACGTCGGTCCGTGCGCCTCACCCGGTCCGACGCTCGCCCAGGTCGCGGCCCGCGCGGGCGTCTCCAGCGCCACCGCGTCCCGGGTGCTGAACCGCTCCGCGCCGGTGTCGACCGAGATCGCGGCGAAGGTCGAGTGCGCCGCCCGCGAACTCCACTACGTGCGGCGTCGGGCGCCCGCGTCGACCGCCCGGGACACCGGGGCGATCGCCGTGGTGGCCTTCGCCGACGTGCTGCGCTTCCACGCCGACCCGTTCCCGGTCCGGCTCCTCGCCGGCGCGCAACGCGTGGTCCCGGACCGGGAGTTGGTGGTGCTCACCGCAGGTCCTGGGCAGGCCCGGCCCTCGCTGGTGCGCTACCTGTGCGGCGGCCACGTGGACGGCGTGCTGCTGGTCGGACGGTGGGGCGATCCGGCGCTCCCGGGCCTGCTGCAGGCCGCGGGCGTGCCCGTGGTCTCGCTCGGCCGTCCGCCGCAGTCGCAGCGCCTGGCACACGTGGACGCCGACAACCTGAGCGGCGCCCGCGCGGCCGTCCACCTGCTGCACCGGGCCGGGCGCCGCCGGATCGCCACCATCGCCGGGCCGCCCGACACCGCGGCGGGCGCGGACCGGCTGGCCGGGTACCGGCGGGCGCTGACCGACCACGGCGACCCGACCCGCTGCGCGGTCGCGTACGGCGACTTCGGGTCCCGCTCGGGCGAGCACGCGATGCTCAAGCTGCTCGGCCAGCACCCGGACGTGGACGCGGTGTTCGCCGCCTCGGACGCGATGGCGGTGGGCGCGCTGCGGGCGCTGCGCCGGCTCGGCCGACGGGTTCCGGACGACGTGGCGGTGATCGGGTTCGACGACTCGCCGGCCGCCGCGACCGCCCGGCCGGGCCTGACCACCGTCCGCCAGCCGGTCGAGGACCTCGGCGCGCGCGCCGTGGAGCTGCTCCGCGATCCGGCCCCGTCCCGCTCCGTGGTCCTCCCCACCCACCTGGTGGTCCGCCAGTCCTGCTGA
- a CDS encoding cellulose binding domain-containing protein translates to MPSVPLERRAVQRPPVRGRRPVLATVAVAAALAAGVATAALPQLSASAAESAASASQAYSWNNVQIGGGGFIPGIVFNQGQKGLVYARTDVGGAYRQDPVSKQWIPLLDSVGWDNWNLTGVASLATDAKDPKRVYVAAGSYTNSWDPANGAILRSADQGATWQRTTLPFKIGGNMPGRGMGERLTIDPNNDAVLWFGAPSGNGLWRSTDYGATWSKVGAFPVTGTYAPDPSDASGYQSDPLGILWEVFDQGSGTVNGVTKTVFVGVADKQNSVYRSDDGGSTWTRIGGQPTGFVPHKAVLDASGGNLFVSYSDTGGPYDGAHGDVWKYATATGTWSNVSPVPSSDTGNNYFGYSGLTIDRQHPNVLMVTGYSSWWPDTQIWRSTDSGATWKPFWSYNGYPTRVDQYGIDISSVPWLTFNANVSAPEESPKLGWMTESLEIDPFDSDRMMYGTGATLYGSANLTAFDKGAKVSIAPVVKGLEETAVNDLISPPTGAPLLSSLGDLGGFKHDDVTKIPAKAFSQPNLTSGTSMDFAESSPATMVRVGETASGSTEKHIGYSTDGGSTWFAASSEPSGVTGGGQVALAADGSATVWSPKGAGVYRSTGFSGSWTASTGIPAGAGVQADRVDPKTFYGWSGGTFYVSTDAGATFTAKATGLPTESVRFKAVPGVKGDVWLAGGTATTSYGLWHSTDGGATFAKQAGVDQADNIGFGKAAPGRTYPAMYSSAKVGGVRGVYRSDDAGASWIRINDDAHQWGWTGAAITGDPRIYGRVYLSTNGRGIVYGDTAGGVSPSPSASTSSSPSPSTSTSASPSPSASTSPSSSPSSSPTGGTACEVTYAVSSQWGGGFGANVTLANKGTAAINGWSVVWTFPSGQTVGSLWNGNVTQSGSKVTVTNLGYNGAIAPGSSTSFGFTGSWTTANTAPTAFTLNGASCAVKAG, encoded by the coding sequence ATGCCATCTGTCCCCCTGGAGCGCCGGGCCGTGCAGCGGCCGCCGGTGCGCGGACGCCGGCCGGTGCTGGCGACGGTGGCCGTCGCGGCCGCCCTCGCCGCCGGTGTCGCGACCGCCGCCCTGCCCCAACTGTCGGCCAGCGCAGCGGAGTCGGCGGCATCCGCCAGCCAGGCGTACAGCTGGAACAACGTGCAGATCGGCGGTGGCGGGTTCATCCCGGGCATCGTCTTCAACCAGGGGCAGAAGGGCCTGGTGTACGCCCGCACGGACGTCGGCGGCGCGTACCGGCAGGACCCGGTCAGCAAGCAGTGGATCCCGCTGCTGGACTCGGTGGGCTGGGACAACTGGAACCTGACCGGTGTCGCCAGCCTGGCCACCGACGCCAAGGACCCGAAGCGGGTGTACGTGGCGGCGGGCAGCTACACCAACAGCTGGGACCCGGCGAACGGCGCGATCCTGCGCTCCGCCGACCAGGGCGCGACCTGGCAGCGCACCACCCTGCCGTTCAAGATCGGCGGCAACATGCCGGGCCGCGGCATGGGCGAGCGGCTGACCATCGACCCGAACAACGACGCGGTGCTGTGGTTCGGCGCGCCGAGCGGCAACGGTCTGTGGCGCAGCACGGACTACGGCGCGACCTGGTCGAAGGTCGGCGCCTTCCCCGTCACCGGCACGTACGCGCCGGACCCGTCCGACGCCTCGGGCTACCAGAGCGACCCGCTGGGCATCCTGTGGGAGGTGTTCGACCAGGGCAGCGGCACCGTGAACGGCGTGACCAAGACCGTGTTCGTCGGGGTCGCGGACAAGCAGAACAGCGTCTACCGCTCGGACGACGGCGGTTCGACCTGGACCCGGATCGGCGGCCAGCCGACCGGCTTCGTCCCGCACAAGGCGGTGCTGGACGCGAGCGGCGGCAACCTGTTCGTCTCGTACTCCGACACCGGCGGCCCGTACGACGGCGCGCACGGCGACGTGTGGAAGTACGCGACCGCCACCGGGACCTGGTCGAACGTCAGCCCGGTGCCGTCCTCGGACACCGGCAACAACTACTTCGGCTACTCGGGTCTGACCATCGACCGCCAGCACCCGAACGTGCTGATGGTGACCGGCTACAGCTCGTGGTGGCCGGACACCCAGATCTGGCGCTCCACCGACTCGGGTGCGACCTGGAAGCCGTTCTGGTCGTACAACGGCTACCCGACCCGGGTCGACCAGTACGGCATCGACATCTCCTCGGTGCCGTGGCTGACCTTCAACGCCAACGTGTCGGCGCCGGAGGAGTCCCCGAAGCTCGGGTGGATGACCGAGTCGCTGGAGATCGACCCGTTCGACTCCGACCGGATGATGTACGGCACCGGCGCGACGCTGTACGGCTCCGCCAACCTGACGGCCTTCGACAAGGGCGCCAAGGTGTCGATCGCCCCCGTGGTCAAGGGACTTGAGGAGACCGCGGTCAACGACCTGATCTCGCCGCCGACCGGGGCGCCGCTGCTGAGCTCGCTGGGCGACCTGGGCGGGTTCAAGCACGACGACGTGACCAAGATCCCGGCGAAGGCCTTCTCCCAGCCGAACCTGACCTCCGGCACCTCGATGGACTTCGCGGAGTCCTCCCCGGCCACCATGGTGCGGGTCGGCGAGACCGCCTCGGGTTCCACCGAGAAGCACATCGGCTACTCCACCGACGGCGGCTCCACCTGGTTCGCCGCCTCGTCCGAGCCGAGCGGCGTGACCGGCGGCGGTCAGGTCGCGCTGGCCGCGGACGGCTCCGCCACGGTGTGGAGCCCGAAGGGCGCCGGCGTGTACCGCTCCACCGGGTTCAGCGGCTCCTGGACGGCCTCGACGGGCATTCCGGCGGGCGCGGGCGTGCAGGCCGACCGGGTCGACCCGAAGACCTTCTACGGCTGGTCCGGCGGCACCTTCTACGTCTCCACCGACGCCGGCGCGACCTTCACCGCGAAGGCCACCGGCCTGCCCACCGAGTCGGTCCGCTTCAAGGCCGTCCCGGGCGTGAAGGGCGACGTCTGGCTCGCCGGCGGCACCGCCACCACCAGCTACGGCCTGTGGCACTCCACCGACGGCGGCGCGACCTTCGCCAAGCAGGCGGGCGTCGACCAGGCCGACAACATCGGCTTCGGCAAGGCCGCCCCCGGCAGAACCTACCCGGCGATGTACTCCTCCGCGAAGGTCGGCGGCGTGCGCGGCGTCTACCGCTCCGACGACGCCGGCGCGAGCTGGATCCGGATCAACGACGACGCCCACCAGTGGGGTTGGACCGGCGCCGCGATCACCGGCGACCCGCGGATCTACGGCCGGGTCTACCTGAGCACCAACGGCCGGGGCATCGTGTACGGCGACACCGCGGGCGGCGTCTCGCCCTCGCCGTCGGCCAGCACGAGCAGCAGCCCGAGCCCGAGCACCTCGACGTCCGCCTCCCCGTCACCCTCCGCCTCCACCTCGCCGTCCTCGTCCCCGTCCTCCTCGCCGACCGGCGGCACGGCCTGTGAGGTCACCTACGCGGTGTCCAGCCAGTGGGGCGGCGGCTTCGGCGCCAACGTCACCCTGGCGAACAAGGGCACTGCGGCGATCAACGGCTGGTCGGTGGTGTGGACCTTCCCGAGCGGGCAGACCGTCGGCTCGCTGTGGAACGGCAACGTCACCCAGAGCGGGTCCAAGGTGACCGTCACCAACCTGGGCTACAACGGCGCCATCGCGCCCGGCAGTTCGACCTCGTTCGGCTTCACCGGCAGCTGGACCACCGCGAACACCGCCCCGACCGCGTTCACCCTGAACGGCGCCTCCTGCGCCGTGAAGGCCGGCTAG
- a CDS encoding acetylxylan esterase produces the protein MPLTDLTLDECLAYRPQLPEPADLDAFWQRTLAAAGPVERPELVPVDNGLTLVDSYRLTVPGFGGHPVHGRLQLPAGASGPLGCVVEYLGYGRGAGLPHENLSYACAGYAHLIMDTRGQGWSAAPGRTDDPAPQPAGAVPGFVTRGLGHPDDYYYRRVYTDAVRFLAAARTLPQVDPDRVAVTGISQGGGISLAVAALADAPPAAVLPDVPFLCDFPRGVRTAAEPPYTEIAEYLRLHRDRTTRAFATLAYFDAALLAARAQAPALFSIALMDPICPPSGPFAAYHAYGGEKALKVYEFNGHEGGGEVHLAAKLAWLRERLG, from the coding sequence ATGCCGCTGACCGACCTCACCCTCGACGAGTGCCTGGCCTACCGCCCGCAGCTCCCCGAACCCGCCGACCTGGACGCGTTCTGGCAGCGCACCCTCGCCGCGGCCGGGCCGGTCGAACGCCCCGAACTCGTCCCCGTCGACAACGGACTGACGCTGGTGGACAGCTACCGGCTGACCGTCCCCGGCTTCGGCGGCCACCCCGTCCACGGCCGCCTCCAGCTGCCCGCCGGCGCGAGCGGCCCGCTGGGCTGCGTCGTCGAGTACCTCGGTTACGGGCGCGGCGCGGGACTGCCGCACGAGAACCTGAGCTACGCCTGCGCCGGATACGCCCACCTGATCATGGACACCCGCGGCCAGGGCTGGTCCGCCGCGCCCGGCCGCACCGACGACCCGGCCCCCCAACCCGCGGGCGCCGTCCCCGGGTTCGTCACCCGCGGCCTGGGCCACCCCGACGACTACTACTACCGACGGGTCTACACCGACGCGGTGCGCTTCCTGGCCGCCGCCCGCACCCTGCCGCAGGTCGACCCGGACCGGGTCGCCGTCACCGGCATCAGCCAGGGCGGCGGCATCTCGCTCGCGGTGGCCGCCCTCGCCGACGCCCCACCCGCCGCGGTGCTGCCCGACGTCCCGTTCCTGTGCGACTTCCCGCGCGGCGTGCGCACCGCCGCCGAGCCGCCGTACACCGAGATCGCCGAGTACCTGAGGCTGCACCGGGACCGCACCACCCGGGCGTTCGCCACCCTCGCCTACTTCGACGCCGCCCTGCTGGCCGCCCGCGCGCAGGCCCCGGCGCTGTTCTCGATCGCGCTGATGGACCCGATCTGCCCGCCGTCCGGACCGTTCGCCGCCTACCACGCGTACGGGGGCGAGAAGGCCCTGAAGGTCTACGAGTTCAACGGCCACGAGGGCGGCGGCGAAGTCCACCTGGCGGCCAAGCTGGCCTGGCTGCGCGAGCGCCTCGGCTGA
- a CDS encoding FadR/GntR family transcriptional regulator, which translates to MTTAAGSRFGNGQRGRANPPTWAFHSGPGPAKPAVVDQIKGHILHHRLKPGDPLPSENELCEIFGASRSSVREAVKVLDALDIVQVRHGHGTFVGRLSLSALVESLSFRGLLSPDDDFRVLSDLVDVRELFERAMAVRIIDALLPVHLEQLGSLVGEMEQRLARGQDIVAADRSFHALLLQPLANELVAQLSSACWEVHAVVAPHLNIVTAQDEADTVDAHRGMVEALRIGDPQRFTDAVRRHYVPVRRRIAAARAEAVAARS; encoded by the coding sequence ATGACGACCGCCGCAGGTTCACGATTCGGCAACGGCCAACGGGGCCGGGCCAACCCGCCGACCTGGGCATTCCACTCCGGGCCCGGCCCGGCGAAGCCGGCGGTGGTCGACCAGATCAAGGGGCACATCCTGCACCACCGCCTCAAGCCCGGTGACCCGCTGCCCAGCGAGAACGAGCTCTGCGAGATCTTCGGCGCAAGCCGCTCCAGCGTCCGCGAGGCGGTCAAGGTGCTGGACGCGCTCGACATCGTCCAGGTCCGGCACGGCCACGGCACCTTCGTCGGCCGGCTCAGCCTCTCCGCCCTGGTGGAGAGCCTGAGCTTCCGTGGACTGCTCAGCCCCGACGACGACTTCCGGGTGCTCTCCGACCTGGTCGACGTCCGCGAGCTGTTCGAGCGTGCCATGGCGGTCCGGATCATCGACGCCCTGCTCCCCGTCCACCTGGAGCAACTCGGCTCACTGGTCGGCGAGATGGAGCAGCGCCTGGCCCGCGGCCAGGACATCGTGGCGGCCGACCGGAGCTTCCACGCGCTGCTGCTGCAACCACTGGCCAACGAGCTGGTCGCGCAACTCTCCTCCGCCTGCTGGGAGGTGCACGCCGTGGTCGCCCCGCACCTGAACATCGTCACCGCGCAGGACGAGGCCGACACCGTGGACGCCCACCGCGGCATGGTCGAGGCGCTGCGGATCGGCGATCCGCAGCGGTTCACCGACGCGGTGCGCCGGCACTACGTCCCGGTCCGCCGGCGGATCGCCGCCGCCCGCGCGGAGGCCGTCGCCGCGCGGAGCTGA
- a CDS encoding ABC transporter substrate-binding protein, whose protein sequence is MLERTSKEVDRRGFLHLVGALTTATAIAGSVAACGGPSSTAAGSTSGGGDATGGNGTIEAGISYALSTGFDPMTSSGATPVAANLHVFEGLVDLDPATREPYAALATAMPQQVDATTWRARLRSGATFHDGSPVTAEDVVFSFTRILDPASSSLIVQFLPFLDKVTAVDANTVEFKLKYAFPLFATRISVVKVVPKKIVEADQKAFDAKPTGSGPYKVIEATRQDKIAFQRHDAYNGPRPAKAAAMVWRLTSDPTARVSSLVSGRVQAIEDVPYVDVAGLKGKAVTESVESFGNLFLMFNFTRKPFDDKRVRQALHYALDVEKIVATAMYGNGIASTSYLQPSHPDYHRAATVYGHDPEKAKALLAEAGASGLSVTLLTTNTGWVNDIAPLIKESWDAVGVKTTLDIGDSSGQYKKVDAGDFGVLAAPGDPSVFGNDVDLLLRWFYGAGVWTTKRFRWAGSPEDAQVRGLLDRAAQTADAAARSALWNQVIDLIAEQAVLYPVVHRKLPTAWNDRKLAGFKPLPTTGLSFLGVSAA, encoded by the coding sequence GTGCTGGAACGGACGTCCAAGGAAGTCGACCGCCGCGGCTTCCTGCACCTGGTCGGCGCCCTCACCACCGCCACCGCGATCGCCGGTTCGGTCGCCGCCTGCGGCGGCCCGTCGTCCACCGCGGCGGGCTCCACCTCCGGCGGCGGCGACGCCACGGGCGGCAACGGCACCATCGAGGCCGGCATCTCGTACGCCCTGTCCACCGGCTTCGACCCGATGACCTCCTCGGGCGCCACCCCGGTCGCCGCCAACCTGCACGTCTTCGAGGGCCTGGTCGACCTGGACCCGGCCACCCGCGAGCCGTACGCCGCGCTGGCCACCGCGATGCCGCAGCAGGTCGACGCCACCACCTGGCGGGCCCGGTTGCGCTCCGGCGCGACCTTCCACGACGGCTCCCCGGTCACCGCTGAGGACGTGGTGTTCTCCTTCACCCGCATCCTGGACCCGGCGAGCTCCTCGCTGATCGTGCAGTTCCTGCCGTTCCTGGACAAGGTCACGGCGGTGGACGCGAACACCGTCGAGTTCAAGCTGAAGTACGCGTTCCCGCTGTTCGCCACCCGCATCTCGGTGGTGAAGGTGGTGCCGAAGAAGATCGTCGAGGCGGACCAGAAGGCCTTCGACGCCAAGCCGACCGGGTCGGGCCCGTACAAGGTGATCGAGGCGACCCGGCAGGACAAGATCGCCTTCCAGCGGCACGACGCCTACAACGGCCCGCGCCCGGCGAAGGCCGCGGCCATGGTGTGGCGGCTGACCTCCGACCCGACCGCGCGGGTCTCCTCGCTGGTCTCCGGCCGGGTGCAGGCGATCGAGGACGTGCCGTACGTGGACGTCGCCGGGCTGAAGGGCAAGGCCGTCACCGAGTCGGTGGAGAGCTTCGGCAACCTGTTCCTGATGTTCAACTTCACCCGCAAGCCCTTCGACGACAAGCGGGTGCGCCAGGCGCTGCACTACGCGCTGGACGTCGAGAAGATCGTCGCCACCGCGATGTACGGCAACGGCATCGCCTCCACCAGCTACCTGCAGCCCAGCCACCCCGACTACCACAGGGCCGCCACCGTCTACGGGCACGACCCGGAGAAGGCCAAGGCGCTGCTGGCGGAGGCCGGCGCGAGCGGACTGTCCGTCACCCTGCTGACCACCAACACCGGTTGGGTGAACGACATCGCGCCGCTGATCAAGGAGAGCTGGGACGCGGTCGGGGTGAAGACCACCCTGGACATCGGCGACTCCTCCGGCCAGTACAAGAAGGTCGACGCGGGCGACTTCGGCGTGCTGGCGGCGCCGGGCGACCCCTCGGTGTTCGGCAACGACGTCGACCTGCTGCTGCGCTGGTTCTACGGCGCGGGCGTGTGGACCACCAAGCGCTTCCGCTGGGCCGGCTCCCCCGAGGACGCCCAGGTCCGCGGTCTGCTCGACCGGGCCGCGCAGACCGCGGACGCGGCGGCCCGCAGCGCGCTCTGGAACCAGGTGATCGACCTGATCGCCGAGCAGGCGGTGCTGTACCCGGTCGTGCACCGCAAGCTGCCCACCGCGTGGAACGACCGGAAGCTGGCCGGCTTCAAGCCGCTGCCGACCACCGGCCTGTCCTTCCTCGGCGTCTCGGCCGCGTGA
- a CDS encoding ABC transporter permease produces MLVFLRLALRRLAMLPVMVLGVTLLVFVVLQFSPADPAYNALGDGASEQARAAFAAANGLDDPLPVRYLRFLGDLLHGDLGVTVPPSTAVSDRIATAFPLTLQLTLLGLAVAVVLALVLGITGALYRDRWPDQLTRVLSISGVAIPSFWLGIVLIQELALNRSVLPTGGYVNPADSVGGWLRTMILPAVSLAIPVAAGLARLVRTSMVAELDRDYVRTATGNGLPRAVVIRGVLRNALVTPLTVLGLRVGYLLSGAVVIETIFDLPGMGKLILEGVTGGDVALVQGTVLTIAVVFLAVNVLVDLLVLLVNPRVRTV; encoded by the coding sequence ATGCTCGTATTCCTCCGGCTCGCGCTGCGCCGGCTCGCGATGCTGCCGGTCATGGTCCTCGGCGTGACCCTGCTGGTCTTCGTGGTGCTGCAGTTCTCGCCCGCCGACCCGGCGTACAACGCCCTCGGCGACGGCGCGTCCGAGCAGGCCCGGGCGGCGTTCGCCGCCGCCAACGGGCTCGACGACCCGCTGCCGGTGCGCTACCTCCGCTTCCTCGGCGACCTGCTGCACGGCGACCTCGGCGTCACCGTGCCGCCCAGCACCGCGGTCTCGGACCGGATCGCCACCGCGTTCCCGCTGACCCTGCAGCTCACCCTGCTCGGGCTGGCCGTCGCCGTCGTGCTGGCCCTGGTGCTCGGCATCACCGGCGCGCTGTACCGCGACCGCTGGCCCGACCAGCTGACCCGGGTGCTCTCCATCTCCGGCGTGGCGATCCCGTCCTTCTGGCTCGGCATCGTGCTGATCCAGGAGCTCGCCCTGAACCGCTCGGTCCTGCCGACCGGCGGCTACGTCAACCCGGCCGACTCGGTGGGCGGCTGGCTGCGGACGATGATCCTGCCCGCGGTCTCCCTGGCGATCCCGGTCGCCGCCGGGCTGGCCCGGCTGGTGCGCACCTCGATGGTCGCCGAACTCGACCGCGACTACGTGCGCACCGCCACCGGCAACGGCCTGCCGCGGGCCGTGGTGATCCGCGGCGTGCTGCGCAACGCGCTGGTGACGCCCCTGACGGTGCTCGGCCTCCGGGTCGGCTACCTGCTGTCCGGCGCCGTGGTGATCGAGACCATCTTCGACCTGCCCGGCATGGGCAAGCTGATCCTCGAAGGCGTCACCGGCGGCGACGTCGCCCTGGTGCAGGGCACCGTGCTGACCATCGCGGTGGTCTTCCTCGCCGTCAACGTCCTCGTCGACCTGCTCGTCCTGCTCGTCAACCCCCGTGTCAGGACGGTGTGA
- a CDS encoding dipeptide/oligopeptide/nickel ABC transporter permease/ATP-binding protein encodes MRIGLLRSLARPGIAFRRLSLASRIALGVLLVVILAAALGPLFTQDPLATGMPVQPPGGAHWFGTDRAGRDVFARVVGGARYSLVIGLGATLVALLLGSVLGAFAATSRKAGDEGVMRTLDVIMAFPPIALAAVLVTIFGTSVPILVLTIAFVYVPMLTRVVRANVQSQYGEDYVAAEQVIGARRGWIVLRHVAVNCAAPVAVFATVLVAEAIIFEASLSFLGAGVQQPNPSWGNVLAYGQQILLAGGWWATLFPGLAILATVLALNVLAEGLTDAAASPARAPAAGGGPEPAPTAAVEPEDRRVSAALDVLAERIAARPRPLTPVPADAPELLAVRDLAIRFPDRYGEVAVVAGLDFTVRQGETLGLVGESGCGKSITSLAVMGLLARNAEVSGRIEYRGRDLLTMDAKQRRALAGPEIAMVYQDALSSLNPSVLVGRQLRQLTSRGGTRTPAELLELVGLSPERTLRSYPHELSGGQRQRVLIAMALSRDPKLLIADEPTTALDVTVQAQVVELLVRLREELGFAMVLVSHDLALVGDLAHRVAVMYAGQLAELGDTEALLTDPAHHYTRGLLGSVVSLEAGAERLHQIRGVVPAPQRFNPGCRFASRCAAATELCRTTPPEAVDRTPGHAFACHHPAAARLERSLR; translated from the coding sequence ATGCGTATCGGACTCCTGCGCTCGCTGGCCCGGCCGGGCATCGCGTTCCGCCGGCTCTCGCTCGCCTCCCGGATCGCCCTCGGCGTGCTGCTGGTGGTGATCCTCGCCGCGGCCCTCGGCCCGCTGTTCACCCAGGACCCGCTGGCCACCGGCATGCCGGTCCAACCGCCCGGCGGCGCCCACTGGTTCGGCACCGACCGGGCCGGGCGCGACGTGTTCGCCCGGGTGGTCGGCGGCGCCCGCTACTCGCTGGTGATCGGCCTCGGCGCGACCCTGGTCGCGCTGCTGCTGGGCAGCGTGCTGGGCGCGTTCGCCGCCACCTCCCGCAAGGCCGGCGACGAGGGCGTGATGCGCACCCTCGACGTGATCATGGCGTTCCCGCCGATCGCGCTGGCAGCCGTGCTGGTCACCATCTTCGGCACCAGCGTGCCGATCCTGGTGCTCACCATCGCCTTCGTGTACGTGCCGATGCTGACCCGGGTGGTGCGCGCCAACGTCCAGTCCCAGTACGGCGAGGACTACGTCGCCGCCGAGCAGGTGATCGGCGCCCGGCGCGGCTGGATCGTGCTGCGCCACGTGGCCGTCAACTGCGCCGCGCCCGTCGCGGTGTTCGCCACCGTGCTGGTCGCCGAGGCGATCATCTTCGAGGCCAGCCTGTCCTTCCTCGGTGCGGGCGTCCAGCAGCCGAACCCGAGTTGGGGCAACGTGCTGGCCTACGGCCAGCAGATCCTGCTGGCGGGCGGCTGGTGGGCGACGCTCTTCCCCGGCCTGGCGATCCTGGCCACCGTGCTGGCGCTGAACGTCCTCGCCGAGGGCCTCACCGACGCCGCCGCCTCCCCCGCCAGGGCCCCTGCGGCGGGCGGCGGCCCGGAGCCCGCGCCGACCGCCGCGGTCGAACCCGAGGACCGGCGGGTGTCCGCCGCGCTGGACGTGCTCGCCGAGCGGATCGCCGCCCGCCCGCGGCCGTTGACGCCGGTGCCCGCCGACGCGCCCGAACTGCTCGCGGTCCGCGACCTGGCGATCCGCTTCCCCGACCGGTACGGCGAGGTCGCCGTCGTCGCCGGCCTGGACTTCACCGTCCGGCAGGGCGAGACCCTCGGCCTGGTCGGCGAGTCGGGCTGCGGGAAGTCCATCACCTCGCTCGCCGTGATGGGCCTGCTCGCCCGCAACGCCGAGGTCTCCGGCCGGATCGAGTACCGCGGCCGGGACCTGCTCACCATGGACGCCAAGCAGCGCCGGGCCCTGGCCGGCCCCGAGATCGCCATGGTCTACCAGGACGCCCTCTCTTCGCTCAACCCGTCCGTGCTGGTCGGCCGGCAGCTGCGCCAACTCACCTCGCGCGGCGGCACCAGGACCCCCGCCGAACTGCTCGAACTGGTCGGCCTGTCCCCCGAACGCACCCTGCGCAGCTACCCGCACGAACTCTCCGGCGGCCAGCGCCAGCGCGTCCTGATCGCCATGGCGCTCTCCCGCGACCCGAAACTGCTGATCGCCGACGAGCCGACCACCGCGCTCGACGTCACCGTGCAGGCCCAGGTCGTCGAACTCCTGGTCCGGCTCCGCGAGGAGCTCGGCTTCGCCATGGTGCTGGTCTCCCACGACCTCGCCCTGGTCGGCGACCTGGCGCACCGGGTGGCCGTCATGTACGCCGGGCAGCTCGCCGAACTCGGCGACACCGAAGCCCTGTTGACCGACCCCGCGCACCACTACACGCGCGGTCTGCTGGGCTCGGTGGTCTCGCTGGAGGCCGGCGCCGAACGCCTGCACCAGATCCGCGGCGTGGTGCCCGCCCCGCAGCGCTTCAACCCCGGTTGCCGGTTCGCCTCGCGCTGCGCCGCCGCCACCGAACTCTGCCGCACCACCCCGCCGGAGGCCGTCGACCGCACCCCCGGCCACGCCTTCGCCTGCCACCACCCGGCGGCCGCCCGACTCGAACGGAGCCTGCGATGA